In the Primulina tabacum isolate GXHZ01 chromosome 15, ASM2559414v2, whole genome shotgun sequence genome, TATTACTTTGACTCCTTCTTTACATTGAGAAAAGTTATGATCAATGACTACTGCATAGAATGCAGATTTTGGGCATCCGGCAGGGGAGAGTAGAAAGTCCCCTGGCCCCGCACTTAACCAGTATCTTAGAGTTCCTTTTCGGCAATTTGATGCTGCTGTGAGCTGAATAAGAATGCTTCTAAGAGTAGATTGAGGGAAGGGTGAAACAATTTTCGCTTTTGTTGCTGATCTGAGAAAACGGGCAAGGTGGACGTCTAACTCATAGAGGTGTCTGCGAGTAGCAACGATTTACCATTCAAGTTGGAGATTTCGAAAACATCAATCACAAATCTTTGATACAGAACTCAGAATTCGAAAAATGAGGTAATCGGCGATGGGTACGTACCCATCAAGAATAATAGCAGTGTCAAAGACACCGTGACCTCGATGAACCATGTGATCATCTATGGGGATAACCATCATAGTAGGGTCAAGAATAATCCCACCAAATATGCTGGAATACATGGCCGGATATGGCTTTGACTTTCCCAGCCATTCCTCTTGCCTCTTTGAAAGCAACTAAATATGATAACAAAACCAAGAAAATGAAATCAAGGTAGAAGTTTTTCAAATACATCCAACATCATAGAAAATGCAGAGACGAAAGGAAACAGATTTAACACTGACATGAAACATCACTAAATCAGCAATTCAGGAGCAGGTAAATCAcgttttatgatgcatgaaatATTTGATGTGATAAATTAATTCTTTTGAAACCAACCTAGACCAATACACAGACAAATTAAAGAAGCAACTCAAAGAGATCATATCTAAGCTAAATCGAAGAGTAGGCGCCTCACCTCTTCTGCCGATGAGAACACATGGACACTGAAATCTCCGCCATTCTCCACTTCGGGTACAATTACTGCATCTCAGAGAAGAATGATAAAAGGAACTGGATCAAATACATGACATTTAAGAAAATccaagaaataaaagaatgtaCCGGATTTCTCATCGGAGACAGAATCGGAAGTTGCCATAGCACAAAAATGCTAAGAATTCAGCAAAAACGAGAGATGGGTGTGTCGATATTCACTAAGAAAGTACCAAAGTGGTGGGCTTTTTTAAGTAAGAAAGAAATGAATAATGAGACAAGCCGGCGTATTTGTTAATCGTTGATGTAATGAATGGAAAAAAAGGGAAACATACAAGCAGAAACGGGTCGTTACTCAAAGCCAAAAATGATAAGAGTGGGGGAATCAATACGTACTTCAATAATCACCAGTTCCAGTATCAGGTGTAGACGGAAACGGGTCAAACTGAATATTTCTTACCTCAGGGTAAGTCTAATCTGGATTAGAGGTGGTGAATAGGGATTTTTCATTTCCAAATGCAAAATTTTCAACTTCGTAGTTTTAATCCAAATGCAAGTTTCTTCAATTTTTTAATTGGTTTTGTTTATTTCCCAATTTCTCTTATTCTTACAAAGTGAAACATATATTTCAGACATGgtatttcttgaatttggttcGAAAGAGTGATTTAATTTGAGAAAATAGTTAATATTAAATTCATTTCAAAtacattaaaattatattaaatttacATTGTTTTTTCGATATATTATCGATCTTTTGGGTagagatgtaaatgaaccaaaccgtttgtgagctattcgaagctcgattcgataaaagctcgtttgagctcgtttaatgagactcgttaagataaacaaaccaaactcaagctttacagtattcggctcgttagctcgtgaacatgctcgttggtaagttcatgagtaaatatattaaaaatctattaaatttatttattataataaatttagaaattttaataagaataatatatattttctttaaatatataattttaatataagcTCGTGagtcatgcatatattcgttaaataaagctcgagctcggctcgatttaaacgagccaaactcaaacattcaagagttcggctcggttcgactcgattacatctcTACTTTTGGGGGACGAAGAAGAAAAACACTGTCTAAAATTATTGAGGAAAACAATAAAAAAGCCTCTCTTTTTTCCCTTTCTATTTCATTGGATAATGACATTCTATCTAATGTCACTAGTCAAAAATTAAAGCGATTTTATGTCacacaagcaatatttttaCCTTATGTTTACGTGAGTTGATGAGATTTAATAGGAAAAATAATGTTAgtgattattaaaatatttaagttgaATGTGAAATATTAATCAATAAATAATAGTATGtgtattttgatttttaaaaataagatgataaattattattttgtctatttaataattaataaacaataaatattaataaaatatatgttaatGAAAATTTGATGGGATTagataaaaaaatgattattgATCCTATATGGGCAAGTAAACTCAGCCTTAAGGATGTCCATTTTGTAGAGAGGaatggcgttcacagaaacactTCACCCTCTCCAATGCTTCTTCCAGCGCAGATGGCCCGACTGCAAACGTGATTCGGAGCCAATTTTTGAGACCTACAGCTAACCCTGAAACACACCACCGCGATTCTTTCAAGACAAGTTTTAAAGTGAGATTCTTTTAACACGTTCTTAAGAACAATCTCTGAGTCGTCGTAGACGTCGAACAAATTGGGATGTAGAAGCCAAATTATCGGTTGTAATTTACCTGGAAGAATTATGACAGATTCCTCTTTGGCCAGCTTAAAACAGAAGTCGAGATCATCGCCGATATCTTTCAGAAGGGTGATATTCAGTTTCACCTACATTATGGAACATGTATTACACAAAGTAATCATCAAAAGAATTTGCTACATGTCAAAATTTTGATATCACAGATAAAATCATAAAGATTGTTGATTACTCACCATAAAAGCCATTGATCCTTCTGGTTTCTGAGGACAACTAAGGCAGGGGATCTCTTTAATCTTGTCGTAACAAATATCCGAAGTTTGCTTCAGCATATTTATAGTTTTCTTGAAGAAGATATCTTGTGTTTCCTCAATAATTGTTGGCACTGCTGCCTGAAACATTAAAAAAGAAGTGGTGCTGAGATACAAGGAAACTAATAGAACATCTCGACGATCATTTAAGTTCTTGATCAAAAAACGAAAATCATCGATACAGTGATGCTCTGACCTGTATGAAAGTTGCAGGACCTCCACACATGTCGCAGTACTTCTTGAGCCGCTCAAGAAACTGAAAGGATGGACAAAAATGGCATGTTAAGCAATGGTCGAGTAACCAACTCGGTATTTGCAACGCAAATGTTGCATTTAGaatattatatgcatgaattaTAGAGGGGAAAACAAACCTTAGGGATCTTTAAAATGCCATCTGGATCATTTGTAACCAACCAACCGAAGCGCCAACCAGGTACTAACCATCTCTTTGAAAGTGATCCAAGAGTAAGAACTGGTGCAATAGATCCAAAAACACCCATTGGCACAAAAGGATTGGCCCCAAAAGCAAGATGCCCATAAACTTCATCAGCGATTACGATTATTCCAAGCCTCTTTGCAACTTCAGCAATCTAATTTCAATTCATGTGATATCTATAAGGGACCATATAATTTATAAAGAAAAGCATCGAACAATCACCATCACGAGATTAAAAAGCAAGTATATACCTTCTTAAGCTGTTGATAAGTATATACATTTCCACATGGATTCCCCGGATTTATGATCACCATTGCAACAGTATTATGATCTGCCAAATCTTCGACCGCATCGAGATCAACTTCCCAGCCCTTTTCAATGAGAAGATCAAAATGTCGAATTTCAAGATTTCTAAACGCGGCACAAAGTTCATAAACTGGAAAACATGGTCTTGGAAGCAAGATATTAGCACCAGGGCGAGTTAAGATCGACAGAGCTATTTCGATAGCTTGTGTACAACCTGACGTGACATAAACATCATCAAGCGACAACTTGTACGGAAGATCACGGGAGAAATATTCTGCGAGTGCTCTGTTCAGGAATCAGTATAATATAGATCAGAATTGGTAAATACACTTACTGAATCCACATGAGCTATTGAAAAAGATCGATCCACAAAGAAAACTAAACCATAAACCTAATCGAACAGACACTACCTCGACAAAAATTAACTCTCCACTTTGTTTGAGCACCGAAATTTTTTTACCCAAGAAGTTTGGTGGAAGTTCTTAGTCTCAGGTCTCAACAGCATACTGTATCAACTTGTTCTTCCTTATATTA is a window encoding:
- the LOC142527406 gene encoding D-amino-acid transaminase, chloroplastic-like; its protein translation is MATSDSVSDEKSVIVPEVENGGDFSVHVFSSAEELLSKRQEEWLGKSKPYPAMYSSIFGGIILDPTMMVIPIDDHMVHRGHGVFDTAIILDGHLYELDVHLARFLRSATKAKIVSPFPQSTLRSILIQLTAASNCRKGTLRYWLSAGPGDFLLSPAGCPKSAFYAVVIDHNFSQCKEGVKVITSKIPMKSPFFATTKNVNYLPNVLSQMEAEEKGAFASIWVDEEGHIAEGPNVNVAFITREKELILPFFDKILSGCTALRLLELAPKLVDQGRLRDVRIRNLTVEEAKGTAEMMYVGSTLPVLPIISWDEGPIGDGNVGELTMSLSDLLWEDMISGPETQRIPVPYK
- the LOC142527405 gene encoding putative aminotransferase TAT2, which encodes MDAQILGVGQEFEAPNNVTIKGILGLLTGSVDSDNDGKKVISLGIGDPTAYSCFYTTSAAQEAVVESLRSAKFNGYAPTVGLPQTRRALAEYFSRDLPYKLSLDDVYVTSGCTQAIEIALSILTRPGANILLPRPCFPVYELCAAFRNLEIRHFDLLIEKGWEVDLDAVEDLADHNTVAMVIINPGNPCGNVYTYQQLKKIAEVAKRLGIIVIADEVYGHLAFGANPFVPMGVFGSIAPVLTLGSLSKRWLVPGWRFGWLVTNDPDGILKIPKFLERLKKYCDMCGGPATFIQAAVPTIIEETQDIFFKKTINMLKQTSDICYDKIKEIPCLSCPQKPEGSMAFMVKLNITLLKDIGDDLDFCFKLAKEESVIILPGLAVGLKNWLRITFAVGPSALEEALERVKCFCERHSSLQNGHP